In the genome of Chlamydia sp., the window ATTCTCTATATAGTCTCTGGTTTATGTTGTGCGCTTTCCCTTATTTATTGGGAGGGATGTATTATGAATATGTGAAAAAGCATTTTTCAGAGTCTGAATTTCTTCGAGTGGCAATCGTACAGCCTGGCTACAGTCCTCATATGCATACAGGAAGATCTGCAAATATGATTTGGAGCAGTCTGGTCTCCTTATGTAAAATGATTCAGGAACCTGTTGATGTGATTGTTTTCCCTGAGGTGACAGTCCCTTTTGGGTTGCATAGACCTGTATACTCTCTTCATGAAAACCGACAAGTTTTAGAAAGCTTAGCTTGTAAAGGGGTTCTGAATACGTTTTTTACTAATCTTGATTGGATGCGTGTGTTATCGGAACGATTTCAATGTGCTATTATTATGGGCATGGAGAGATGGGAAGATAAGAACGGAATTATGCATTGGTACAATGCTGCGGGGTGTTTATCTTCTCTAGGAGAAGTAGCTAGCTACGATAAAAGAATTCTTGTGCCTGGGGGTGAATACATTCCGGGAGGCAATTTTGGTTTGAGTCTATGTAAAAAATTTTTCCCTAAGTTTGTTCTTCCTTTTCAACGTTTACCAGGGGAGAATTCTAGAGTCGTAAATGTAACGGATTGGGTAAAAGCAGGGATTTCTATTTGTTATGAAGAGACATTTGGATATGCAATTCGTCCATACAAAAAGCAAAAAGCGCATGTTTTAGTCAATCTTACCAATGATGGATGGTATCCTCGTTCAAGGCTTCCTTTGGTCCATTTTTATCATGGCGTATTGCGTAATCAAGAATTAGGAATGCCTTGTATTCGTGCTTGTCATACCGGAGTATCTGCAGCCGTAGATTCTTTAGGAAGAACGGTGGGAGTTCTGCCTTGGGAATCGAAAGATTGCCCTATTTGTCCGGGAGTACTTCAGGTTAAGCTCCCTCTTTACCGATACAATACTGTATATGCAAAGTTAGGAGACATGCCATTATTATTAGTGGCATGGAATTCGATGTTAGGAATGATGCTCTATTTTTTCAGAAAAAAGGAAAAGAAAAGGGTATAAGGTAGCAAGTGTTTTAAAACGAAGCAGTAATTTTTTGATATCGCTTGCTTGCTAAAAAAAAAAAGGATAATATACGGGGTCTCTTTGTCAGGGTTTTGCATGGTGGGTCGAGCTCAGAGAACGTTGAAGCGTAGAGTATGCTATTCTGGGGTGGGAGTGCATTTTGGAAAAGCGGCGATGCTTACTCTAGAGCCAGCGGAGGAAAATACTGGCGTGGTTTTTTTGCGTCATACGACTTCTGGGCAATGCATTCCTGCCCAATTAGCTAATGTTTGTGGGACGGGGCGTAGTACCACTTTGTCTTTGTGTGGTGATGTGGTGTCTACAGTCGAGCACTTATTGGCGGCACTGTATGCGTTCGGCGTAGATAATGTGCGAATTCATTGCAGTGAAGACGAGATCCCAATAGGCGATGGCAGTGCTCAAGTGTTTATAGATCTTATAGATCGGGCTGGGATCGAAGAGCAAGAGCAGATGGTGCGCATAGCGAAGCTAGCTCGTCCTGTCTATTACCAGACGCAGGATACGATTTTGGCTGCGTTTCCTTCGGAAGAGTTTAAAATTTCTTATACCCTTCATTATTCGCATAACTCTGCGATAGGTACGCAATATCGCTCGTTGGTTATTTCAGAAGAGTCTTTCCGTAAAGAGATTGCACCTTGTAGAACATTTGCTTTATACAGCGAACTCTGCTTTCTTATGGAGAAAGGGTTGATTGGAGGAGGTTGTTTAGGCAATGCGGTATTGTTTAAGGATGATAGTGTTGTAAGCTTGGGCAAGTTACGTTTTTCAGATGAGCCTGTCCGTCATAAGATACTAGATTTGATAGGAGATTTGTCACTAGTTGCCAAACCTTTTGTAGCACATATTGTTGCCGTGGGATCAGGCCATTCTTCCAATGTTGCATTAGGAAACAAAATTTTAGAGGCATTGCAGCATGAATAGGAGTTAACAAAATGAGTAAAAAACCTGTTTTAGGAATACGAGAGATACAAGATTTACTTCCGCATCGTTATCCTTTTTTGCTGGTGGATAAGATCCTTTCTTACGATTTAGATGCTCGTTCGATAGTAGCTCAAAAAAATGTAACCATTAACGAGCCTTTCTTTGCAGGGCATTTCCCGGGGGCTCCTATCATGCCTGGAGTACTAATATTAGAAGCTTTAGCCCAAGCTGCCGGAGTGTTGTTGGGGATGATATTAGAGAATGATCGAGATAAGAAGAT includes:
- the lpxC gene encoding UDP-3-O-acyl-N-acetylglucosamine deacetylase; translated protein: MVGRAQRTLKRRVCYSGVGVHFGKAAMLTLEPAEENTGVVFLRHTTSGQCIPAQLANVCGTGRSTTLSLCGDVVSTVEHLLAALYAFGVDNVRIHCSEDEIPIGDGSAQVFIDLIDRAGIEEQEQMVRIAKLARPVYYQTQDTILAAFPSEEFKISYTLHYSHNSAIGTQYRSLVISEESFRKEIAPCRTFALYSELCFLMEKGLIGGGCLGNAVLFKDDSVVSLGKLRFSDEPVRHKILDLIGDLSLVAKPFVAHIVAVGSGHSSNVALGNKILEALQHE
- the lnt gene encoding apolipoprotein N-acyltransferase, which translates into the protein MLKNLLSICLSWGLVCFAQPDISVLSSVISCICGYGLLWYGLLSLIDVFSWKKVWWIAFFWTWSIVGFHFSWMLEDLYVGAGIYFVWGILVSYLSVVFASFSCLVLFCLRKQDWRALFLLPGIWVGLEAVRYYGLFSGVSFDFIGWPLTATAYGRQFGSFFGWAGQSFLVIAANLGCCVAILSRRYSLYSLWFMLCAFPYLLGGMYYEYVKKHFSESEFLRVAIVQPGYSPHMHTGRSANMIWSSLVSLCKMIQEPVDVIVFPEVTVPFGLHRPVYSLHENRQVLESLACKGVLNTFFTNLDWMRVLSERFQCAIIMGMERWEDKNGIMHWYNAAGCLSSLGEVASYDKRILVPGGEYIPGGNFGLSLCKKFFPKFVLPFQRLPGENSRVVNVTDWVKAGISICYEETFGYAIRPYKKQKAHVLVNLTNDGWYPRSRLPLVHFYHGVLRNQELGMPCIRACHTGVSAAVDSLGRTVGVLPWESKDCPICPGVLQVKLPLYRYNTVYAKLGDMPLLLVAWNSMLGMMLYFFRKKEKKRV
- the fabZ gene encoding 3-hydroxyacyl-ACP dehydratase FabZ, whose translation is MSKKPVLGIREIQDLLPHRYPFLLVDKILSYDLDARSIVAQKNVTINEPFFAGHFPGAPIMPGVLILEALAQAAGVLLGMILENDRDKKIALFLGIQKAKFRQPVKPGDVLTLKADFSLISAKGGKAVAQAFVDSQVAAEGELSFVLVKKESI